The following proteins come from a genomic window of Populus nigra chromosome 6, ddPopNigr1.1, whole genome shotgun sequence:
- the LOC133697278 gene encoding protein sym-1 isoform X1 has protein sequence MKAVSGGNGEFWGWKWEHKRRRIKQSKASKSSDSATGGGGGGYWFPLKQAVTAGALALTGDTVAQVTDRWKKNKPSKRHSYDQDASQNSNDNQDFIGIFLSDHDWLRALRMTSYGFLLYGPGSYAWYQYLDRCLPKQTVKNLMLKVLLNQIVLGPSVIAVVFAWNNLWQGKLSQLPEKYQRDALPTLLYGFRFWIPVSVLNFWAVPIQARVAFMSTGSIFWNFCLSSTLNK, from the exons ATGAAAGCAGTGAGTGGTGGAAATGGAGAGTTTTGGGGTTGGAAATGGGAacataaaagaagaaggatAAAACAAAGTAAAGCATCGAAATCCTCTGATTCAGCaacaggaggaggaggaggaggttacTGGTTCCCTTTAAAGCAAGCTGTGACCGCAGGTGCGCTTGCTCTTACTGGGGACACAGTAGCTCAAGTTACAGACCGCTGGAAAAAGAACAAGCCATCCAAACGACACTCCTATGACCAAGACGCTTCTCAGAATTCCAATGACAATCAG GATTTTATTGGGATTTTCCTTTCCGATCATGATTGGCTTCGTGCCTTGCGAATGACTTCTTATGGGTTTCTATTGTATGGTCCTGGTTCTTATGCATGGTACCAATATCTTGACCGTTGTTTGCCAAAGCAGACAGTGAAGAATCTGATGCTAAAG GTTTTATTGAACCAAATAGTGCTTGGTCCATCAGTGATTGCTGTTGTCTTTGCATGGAACAATCTATGGCAAGGGAAGCTTTCACAGCTTCCAGAGAAGTATCAAAGAGATGCTCTTCCAACATTGCTCTATG GATTTAGGTTCTGGATACCTGTCAGCGTATTGAATTTTTG GGCTGTCCCCATTCAAGCTCGTGTAGCTTTCATGTCCACGGGGTCTATATTTTGGAACTTCTGCTTGTCCTCAACATTGAACAAGTAG
- the LOC133697278 gene encoding protein SYM1 isoform X2: MKAVSGGNGEFWGWKWEHKRRRIKQSKASKSSDSATGGGGGGYWFPLKQAVTAGALALTGDTVAQVTDRWKKNKPSKRHSYDQDASQNSNDNQTVKNLMLKVLLNQIVLGPSVIAVVFAWNNLWQGKLSQLPEKYQRDALPTLLYGFRFWIPVSVLNFWAVPIQARVAFMSTGSIFWNFCLSSTLNK, encoded by the exons ATGAAAGCAGTGAGTGGTGGAAATGGAGAGTTTTGGGGTTGGAAATGGGAacataaaagaagaaggatAAAACAAAGTAAAGCATCGAAATCCTCTGATTCAGCaacaggaggaggaggaggaggttacTGGTTCCCTTTAAAGCAAGCTGTGACCGCAGGTGCGCTTGCTCTTACTGGGGACACAGTAGCTCAAGTTACAGACCGCTGGAAAAAGAACAAGCCATCCAAACGACACTCCTATGACCAAGACGCTTCTCAGAATTCCAATGACAATCAG ACAGTGAAGAATCTGATGCTAAAG GTTTTATTGAACCAAATAGTGCTTGGTCCATCAGTGATTGCTGTTGTCTTTGCATGGAACAATCTATGGCAAGGGAAGCTTTCACAGCTTCCAGAGAAGTATCAAAGAGATGCTCTTCCAACATTGCTCTATG GATTTAGGTTCTGGATACCTGTCAGCGTATTGAATTTTTG GGCTGTCCCCATTCAAGCTCGTGTAGCTTTCATGTCCACGGGGTCTATATTTTGGAACTTCTGCTTGTCCTCAACATTGAACAAGTAG
- the LOC133697279 gene encoding dual specificity protein phosphatase 1 isoform X1, which produces MNNQIDDSIKNQEAALLRVINVARFFKGDDVPCQIEEGLFLGSVGAATNKDALNSKNITHILTVANSLPPSFPNDFVYEVIGVADRNDTNLRQYFDKCFNFIDEAKRQGGGVLVHCFVGRSRSVTIVVAYLMKRHGMRLSEALAHVKSKRPQAGPNSGFISQLQDFEKSLQARDGVNWSGTVSRSSSDDICRQFAVLSHYTWEKTVLVLCI; this is translated from the exons ATGAATAATCAGATTGATGATTCGATCAAGAATCAAGAAGCAGCACTTTTGCGAGTTATAAATGTAGCTAGATTCTTTAAGGGAGATGATGTTCCATGCCAGATTGAAGAG GGCCTATTCTTGGGTTCTGTGGGTGCTGCTACTAACAAGGATGCACTTAATAGCAAGAATATTACACACATCTTAACTGTAGCTAATTCATTGCCTCCCTCTTTTCCAAATGATTTTGTATATGAAGTCATTGGAG TCGCGGATAGAAATGACACCAATTTAAGGCAGTACTTCGACAagtgtttcaattttattgacGAAGCCAAGAGGCAGGGAGGTGGTGTTTTGGTCCATTGCTTTGTTGGAAGGTCCCGAAG TGTGACTATTGTTGTTGCTTATTTGATGAAAAGGCATGGAATGAGACTATCTGAAGCTTTGGCACATGTGAAGAGTAAAAGGCCTCAGGCTGGACCTAATTCTGGTTTCATCTCACAGCTTCAAGACTTTGAGAAATCTCTTCAAG cTAGAGATGGAGTAAATTGGTCTGGCACAGTTAGCAGATCAAGCAGTGATGATATCTGTCGCCAATTTGCAGTTCTTTCTCATTATACGTGGGAAAAAACTGTGCTGGTGTTGTGTATATAG
- the LOC133697279 gene encoding dual specificity protein phosphatase 1 isoform X3, with protein MNNQIDDSIKNQEAALLRVINVARFFKGDDVPCQIEEGLFLGSVGAATNKDALNSKNITHILTVANSLPPSFPNDFVYEVIGVADRNDTNLRQYFDKCFNFIDEAKRQGGGVLVHCFVGRSRSVTIVVAYLMKRHGMRLSEALAHVKSKRPQAGPNSGFISQLQDFEKSLQEME; from the exons ATGAATAATCAGATTGATGATTCGATCAAGAATCAAGAAGCAGCACTTTTGCGAGTTATAAATGTAGCTAGATTCTTTAAGGGAGATGATGTTCCATGCCAGATTGAAGAG GGCCTATTCTTGGGTTCTGTGGGTGCTGCTACTAACAAGGATGCACTTAATAGCAAGAATATTACACACATCTTAACTGTAGCTAATTCATTGCCTCCCTCTTTTCCAAATGATTTTGTATATGAAGTCATTGGAG TCGCGGATAGAAATGACACCAATTTAAGGCAGTACTTCGACAagtgtttcaattttattgacGAAGCCAAGAGGCAGGGAGGTGGTGTTTTGGTCCATTGCTTTGTTGGAAGGTCCCGAAG TGTGACTATTGTTGTTGCTTATTTGATGAAAAGGCATGGAATGAGACTATCTGAAGCTTTGGCACATGTGAAGAGTAAAAGGCCTCAGGCTGGACCTAATTCTGGTTTCATCTCACAGCTTCAAGACTTTGAGAAATCTCTTCAAG AGATGGAGTAA
- the LOC133697279 gene encoding dual specificity protein phosphatase 1 isoform X2, whose translation MNNQIDDSIKNQEAALLRVINVARFFKGDDVPCQIEEGLFLGSVGAATNKDALNSKNITHILTVANSLPPSFPNDFVYEVIGVADRNDTNLRQYFDKCFNFIDEAKRQGGGVLVHCFVGRSRSVTIVVAYLMKRHGMRLSEALAHVKSKRPQAGPNSGFISQLQDFEKSLQGISS comes from the exons ATGAATAATCAGATTGATGATTCGATCAAGAATCAAGAAGCAGCACTTTTGCGAGTTATAAATGTAGCTAGATTCTTTAAGGGAGATGATGTTCCATGCCAGATTGAAGAG GGCCTATTCTTGGGTTCTGTGGGTGCTGCTACTAACAAGGATGCACTTAATAGCAAGAATATTACACACATCTTAACTGTAGCTAATTCATTGCCTCCCTCTTTTCCAAATGATTTTGTATATGAAGTCATTGGAG TCGCGGATAGAAATGACACCAATTTAAGGCAGTACTTCGACAagtgtttcaattttattgacGAAGCCAAGAGGCAGGGAGGTGGTGTTTTGGTCCATTGCTTTGTTGGAAGGTCCCGAAG TGTGACTATTGTTGTTGCTTATTTGATGAAAAGGCATGGAATGAGACTATCTGAAGCTTTGGCACATGTGAAGAGTAAAAGGCCTCAGGCTGGACCTAATTCTGGTTTCATCTCACAGCTTCAAGACTTTGAGAAATCTCTTCAAG GTATCTCTTCATAA